The Phacochoerus africanus isolate WHEZ1 chromosome X, ROS_Pafr_v1, whole genome shotgun sequence genome has a segment encoding these proteins:
- the LOC125118864 gene encoding odorant-binding protein-like yields MKVVLLSLVLGLVYSQEPQPEQYPSQISGEWRTLYGASSNQEKISEKGPFTIYFRSIYFDSKKDNIIFNFFVKSVSQSNRNPVFIQEELAFDKHI; encoded by the exons ATGAAGGTTGTGCTGCTGAGTCTGGTGCTTGGTCTGGTTTATTCCCAGGAACCTCAACCTGAACAATATCCCTCACAG atttcagGAGAATGGAGAACACTTTATGGTGCATCCAGTAACCAAGAGAAGATCAGTGAGAAGGGCCCATTCACGATTTATTTCCGTAGCATTTATTTTGACAGTAAAAAGGACAacataatatttaacttttttgtcaA gtcagtctcccaaagcaatagaaatc CTGTTTTTATACAAGAAGAACTTGCTTTTGATAAACACATTTGA